The Vibrio kanaloae genome has a window encoding:
- the metN gene encoding methionine ABC transporter ATP-binding protein MetN, which produces MIKVNQVNKVFYQGTKEINALIDINLHIPQGQIFGVIGSSGAGKSTLIRCVNMLEAPTSGEVIVDGIDLTKLSKSELSEARRNIGMIFQHFNLLSSRTVFNNVALPLELAGRDKAAIEAKVSELLDLVGLADKRDTYPANLSGGQKQRVAIARALASDPKVLLCDEATSALDPATTQSILELLRKINRKLSITILLITHEMDVVKNICHEVAIIGGGELVEKGTVGDIFAHPKTELAHQFIRSTLDLTIPEDYQARLQETRVNSSYPLVRLEFTGATVDAPLMTQIARKFNIDVSILSSDLDYAGGVKFGMMVAELFGNEADDNAAIQFLRDNNVKVEVLGYVL; this is translated from the coding sequence ATGATTAAAGTGAATCAAGTCAATAAGGTTTTTTATCAAGGCACTAAAGAAATCAATGCCTTAATTGATATCAACCTCCACATACCTCAAGGTCAAATCTTCGGAGTCATCGGCTCTTCAGGTGCAGGTAAAAGCACCCTGATCCGTTGTGTAAACATGTTAGAAGCCCCGACTTCAGGTGAAGTGATTGTTGACGGTATCGACCTAACAAAACTCAGCAAGTCTGAACTAAGCGAAGCGCGCCGTAACATAGGTATGATCTTCCAGCACTTCAATCTGTTGTCTTCTCGTACTGTATTTAACAATGTAGCACTGCCTTTAGAGCTTGCCGGTAGAGATAAAGCGGCTATTGAAGCGAAAGTGAGTGAGTTACTCGATCTTGTTGGCCTTGCAGACAAACGCGATACTTATCCAGCGAATTTGAGTGGTGGTCAAAAGCAACGTGTCGCGATTGCTCGTGCATTAGCATCAGACCCAAAAGTACTGCTTTGTGATGAAGCAACCAGTGCTCTGGATCCAGCAACCACTCAATCGATTCTTGAGCTGCTACGAAAAATCAACCGTAAGCTAAGCATCACGATTCTATTGATTACTCACGAAATGGATGTGGTTAAAAACATCTGTCACGAAGTCGCCATCATTGGTGGCGGCGAGCTTGTCGAAAAAGGGACTGTGGGTGACATATTCGCACACCCTAAAACAGAACTGGCGCATCAATTTATTCGTTCAACGCTGGATCTGACGATTCCTGAAGATTACCAAGCGCGTTTGCAAGAGACTCGTGTAAACAGCAGCTATCCACTGGTACGCCTTGAGTTTACGGGCGCAACGGTTGATGCTCCGCTGATGACGCAGATTGCACGAAAATTTAATATCGATGTCAGTATATTAAGCTCTGATCTTGATTACGCTGGCGGTGTAAAATTCGGCATGATGGTTGCCGAGCTATTCGGTAATGAAGCCGATGATAATGCTGCTATCCAATTCCTACGCGACAACAATGTAAAAGTAGAGGTGCTTGGTTATGTCCTT